A single window of Ananas comosus cultivar F153 linkage group 24, ASM154086v1, whole genome shotgun sequence DNA harbors:
- the LOC109728534 gene encoding pre-mRNA-splicing factor ISY1 homolog encodes MARNEEKAQSMLNRFIAMKQEEKRKPKERRPYLASECRDLAEADRWRSEILREIGAKVAEIQNEGLGEHRLHDLNDEINKVLRERAHWERRIVELGGPNYARGAPRMTDLEGNIVDVPNPSGRGPGYRYFGAAKKLPSVLELFEKPPEEKRRRTRYDIYKRIDASYYGYRDDEDGVLERLEGPAEAEMWEKAVAEWRRLESIRREAMKAVKSGEVATAGAPEQWHGTAERSTEVLFKGEEDASG; translated from the coding sequence ATGGCGCGGAACGAGGAGAAGGCGCAGTCGATGCTGAACCGCTTCATCGCCATGAAGCAGGAGGAGAAGCGCAAGCCCAAGGAGCGGCGTCCCTACCTCGCCTCGGAGTGCCGCGACCTCGCGGAGGCCGATCGTTGGCGATCCGAGATCCTCCGCGAGATCGGCGCGAAGGTTGCAGAAATCCAGAACGAGGGCCTCGGCGAGCACCGCCTCCACGACCTCAACGACGAGATCAACAAGGTCCTCCGTGAGCGCGCCCACTGGGAGCGCCGCATCGTCGAGCTCGGCGGCCCCAACTACGCCCGCGGCGCCCCCAGGATGACCGACCTCGAGGGCAACATCGTCGACGTCCCGAACCCTAGCGGCCGCGGCCCCGGATACCGCTACTTTGGCGCCGCGAAGAAGCTCCCCAGCGTCCTCGAGCTCTTCGAGAAGCCCCCGGAGGAGAAAAGGCGCCGCACGCGCTACGACATCTACAAGCGCATCGACGCGAGCTACTACGGCTACCGCGATGACGAGGACGGGGTCCTCGAGAGGCTTGAAGGCCCCGCGGAGGCGGAGATGTGGGAGAAGGCCGTGGCAGAGTGGCGCCGCCTTGAGAGCATTAGAAGGGAGGCCATGAAGGCCGTGAAGAGCGGAGAGGTCGCCACTGCGGGGGCTCCAGAGCAGTGGCACGGCACCGCAGAGCGCAGCACGGAGGTGCTTTTCAAAGGGGAAGAGGATGCTAGTGGATGA